Proteins encoded together in one Neobacillus sp. FSL H8-0543 window:
- the trmL gene encoding tRNA (uridine(34)/cytosine(34)/5-carboxymethylaminomethyluridine(34)-2'-O)-methyltransferase TrmL: MTVNIVLYQPQIPSNTGNIARTCAGTDTALHLIRPLGFSTDDKMLKRAGLDYWEHVKIAYYDSLEEFYEKNAGGEFFYITKFGQKPHSEFDFSHVGKNYYFIFGRETTGLPKEVIENNKERALRIPMNDNIRSLNLSNTAAILIYEALRQQDYPRLI; encoded by the coding sequence ATGACAGTGAATATCGTTTTATATCAGCCACAAATACCTTCTAATACAGGGAATATTGCACGGACATGTGCAGGAACAGATACGGCTTTACATTTAATTCGCCCATTAGGTTTTTCGACTGATGACAAAATGTTAAAAAGGGCAGGGTTAGATTATTGGGAACATGTAAAAATTGCATATTATGATTCCCTAGAGGAATTTTATGAAAAGAATGCTGGCGGTGAATTTTTCTACATCACTAAATTTGGTCAAAAGCCGCATAGTGAATTCGACTTTAGCCATGTAGGCAAAAATTATTATTTTATCTTTGGGCGTGAAACAACTGGACTGCCAAAAGAAGTGATTGAAAATAACAAGGAAAGAGCTCTAAGGATTCCGATGAATGACAATATTCGTTCATTAAACCTTTCTAATACAGCCGCTATTCTAATTTATGAGGCACTACGGCAACAAGACTATCCAAGGCTAATTTAA
- a CDS encoding TetR/AcrR family transcriptional regulator, whose protein sequence is MARNKEYDENEVLRKAMELFWKQGYEKTSMQDLVTHMGIHRRSLYDTFGDKHALFMKALERYGEIIETRIETQIKPLVSVKQAIRSLFEMAIHQNEQQPIGCLTVNTAVELSLHDEEAAEKVVESFSKTERLLYKLLKRGQKSGEISDHHDAERLSQFIHNSLVGLRVLAKTTDDKQKLESIIDMTLSVLD, encoded by the coding sequence ATGGCTAGAAACAAAGAATATGATGAAAATGAAGTATTACGAAAAGCTATGGAACTTTTTTGGAAACAAGGCTATGAAAAAACCTCCATGCAAGATTTGGTGACGCATATGGGCATCCATCGCAGAAGCCTGTACGATACGTTTGGAGACAAGCATGCGTTGTTCATGAAAGCATTGGAACGCTATGGCGAGATAATAGAAACCAGAATAGAAACGCAAATAAAGCCGCTGGTTTCGGTCAAGCAGGCTATCAGGAGTTTATTTGAGATGGCGATCCATCAAAATGAACAACAACCAATTGGATGCTTGACAGTGAATACAGCAGTTGAATTGTCCTTGCATGACGAAGAAGCAGCAGAAAAGGTTGTCGAGAGTTTTTCCAAGACAGAACGTCTGCTGTACAAGCTATTGAAGCGTGGTCAAAAATCGGGGGAAATATCCGATCATCATGATGCGGAAAGACTCTCCCAGTTTATCCATAATTCGTTAGTGGGATTACGGGTATTGGCGAAAACCACCGATGACAAACAAAAACTGGAAAGCATTATCGACATGACATTGTCTGTCTTGGATTAA
- a CDS encoding phenylalanine--tRNA ligase beta subunit-related protein produces the protein MEIELSADVIKRIPNFKLGIILYKDIIVGDSPQMVKGRLQLFQESIYFELEDKNVTDLPGIDEWRKIFKLTGKDPNRYRPSAEALFRRIKKQNYLTPIQSAIDINNFFSLQYQVPIGIYDSDQLSGSLKVQLGQEGEEYLGLNGRINSLENLIVLSDQQGAFGSPFVDSTRAPVTKETKNALQVIFLRPSTDIENAEKLTVSLMNMFTQIHGGEASCQILS, from the coding sequence TTGGAAATTGAACTTTCAGCGGATGTAATTAAGAGGATTCCTAATTTTAAACTAGGAATTATACTATACAAGGATATTATTGTAGGTGATTCTCCACAAATGGTGAAAGGTAGACTGCAGCTCTTTCAGGAGTCCATCTACTTTGAATTAGAAGATAAAAATGTGACTGATCTTCCTGGAATCGATGAATGGAGAAAAATATTTAAACTGACTGGTAAGGATCCAAACCGCTATCGACCTTCAGCCGAGGCTTTATTTCGAAGGATTAAAAAGCAGAATTACCTTACCCCCATTCAAAGTGCCATTGATATTAATAATTTTTTCTCCTTACAATATCAAGTTCCGATAGGGATTTATGATAGTGATCAATTGAGCGGTTCGCTTAAGGTTCAACTAGGTCAGGAGGGGGAAGAGTATCTCGGCCTTAACGGACGGATTAACTCTTTAGAAAACCTTATAGTATTATCAGATCAGCAAGGAGCCTTTGGAAGTCCTTTCGTAGATTCAACTAGAGCTCCTGTAACAAAGGAAACAAAAAACGCCTTACAGGTCATTTTTTTAAGACCCTCAACAGATATAGAGAACGCGGAAAAGCTTACAGTATCGTTAATGAATATGTTCACTCAAATCCATGGCGGCGAAGCGTCCTGCCAAATACTCAGCTGA
- a CDS encoding mechanosensitive ion channel family protein gives MEFITNWLLELELDPTLVRYLSAIIMILFIGLICIIVNFITKKIVMRIITHFITKNKYKWDKMLLERKVFHRLSHIVPAIIIYYFAPTFPSYQNIIEKGAIAYIIIVGLVVIYTLLNAINDIYQTFEISKIKPIKGYIQVVNIIVITLGIILVIANLMGKSPLLLLSGIGALSAVLIIVFKDSLLGLVAGIQLTANDMVRVGDWIEMPKYGADGDIIDISLNTVKVQNFDKTITTIPSYALISDSFINWRGMQSSGGRRIKRSLFIDTSSITFCTEAMIEKFKNIHFLSDYIIQKESEISEYNAKYEINKNNRVNGRALTNIGVFRAYISNYLQNLPGISKEMTLMVRQLAPSENGLPLEIYAFTNDIRWAVYETIQSDIFDHLFAVAPEFGLRVFQNPSGNDFKNFAGETNSDVMIRELEH, from the coding sequence ATGGAATTTATTACTAATTGGCTTTTAGAATTGGAATTGGATCCTACCTTAGTCAGGTACCTTTCCGCGATTATCATGATTCTTTTTATAGGGCTCATCTGTATAATAGTGAATTTTATTACAAAAAAAATAGTGATGAGGATCATTACTCATTTCATTACAAAAAACAAATACAAGTGGGATAAAATGCTTTTGGAAAGGAAGGTTTTTCATAGATTATCACATATTGTTCCCGCTATTATTATTTATTACTTTGCACCTACCTTCCCAAGCTATCAAAATATCATCGAGAAAGGTGCCATTGCCTATATCATTATTGTAGGATTAGTGGTAATTTATACCCTATTAAATGCTATTAATGATATTTATCAAACCTTTGAAATATCGAAGATTAAGCCTATAAAGGGATATATTCAGGTCGTTAACATCATTGTTATCACTCTGGGGATCATCTTAGTTATTGCAAACTTGATGGGGAAGAGTCCTCTACTTCTGCTAAGTGGTATTGGTGCTCTATCTGCTGTGCTCATAATAGTCTTTAAAGATTCATTACTGGGGCTTGTTGCCGGAATTCAGTTGACTGCGAATGATATGGTTCGGGTTGGAGATTGGATAGAAATGCCGAAATATGGCGCAGACGGGGATATCATTGATATTTCATTAAATACAGTAAAGGTTCAAAATTTTGATAAAACGATTACTACAATACCAAGCTATGCACTTATATCCGACTCTTTTATTAATTGGAGAGGAATGCAAAGTTCAGGTGGAAGAAGAATCAAGCGATCATTATTTATAGATACCAGCAGTATCACCTTTTGTACTGAGGCGATGATTGAAAAATTTAAAAATATCCACTTTCTTTCTGACTATATCATTCAAAAGGAAAGTGAAATTTCAGAGTACAACGCTAAGTATGAAATAAATAAAAACAATCGAGTGAATGGACGGGCTCTTACGAATATTGGTGTTTTTAGGGCTTATATTAGCAATTACCTCCAAAATCTCCCTGGCATCAGTAAGGAAATGACCTTAATGGTCAGACAGCTGGCTCCGAGCGAAAATGGTTTGCCTTTAGAAATCTATGCGTTTACAAATGATATTAGGTGGGCAGTGTACGAAACGATCCAATCAGATATTTTTGACCATCTATTTGCAGTAGCACCGGAATTTGGACTTCGAGTCTTTCAGAACCCATCTGGGAATGATTTTAAAAACTTTGCAGGTGAAACTAACAGTGATGTTATGATTAGGGAACTAGAACATTAA
- a CDS encoding VTT domain-containing protein: protein MSYLISLFEQHSYLILFLGIFLELLALPISGEFLMSYAGYFVYQGKMNYLLALLIVFVSGGVGITVTYWIGKAGGYKLIEKYGKYIHLGPERYKKVSAWFERSGSKLLVFAYFIPGIRHFTGYISGISRIHFRKFIIPAYTGAFLWGVCFITLGKVLGPEWKVFHEAASKYFVIFIIVFVVLLAGFLAYWFYKIQIKNFFIHLIKRLIERFKTIRTTEIFLIFLTLVLIAMVSLMLGLAQDYLYGEFSQFNDIAEYMVGSVVYTSWMKGFVVFQTPIALGSIIAITMIRIWTMGRNMLLEFLLLGVSIVGAKPFHDLITKTFSYLQSFGFFGKFHSANFPDMNAFVMFIIFGTCLFLLVRHSKKSYTPIYTSILVLLILAGIAIVNIATTNTLPSDIVGGYVYGGVWISFNFLLFEMLRLVLEK, encoded by the coding sequence ATGTCATATTTAATAAGTTTATTTGAACAACACAGTTACCTGATCTTATTCTTAGGTATCTTTCTTGAACTCTTGGCTCTTCCCATTTCTGGTGAATTCTTAATGAGCTACGCTGGATATTTCGTCTATCAAGGGAAAATGAATTACCTTTTGGCACTCCTAATAGTTTTTGTATCAGGGGGTGTAGGAATTACTGTAACTTACTGGATTGGGAAAGCGGGTGGATATAAACTAATTGAAAAATACGGTAAATATATTCACCTTGGACCTGAAAGATATAAAAAAGTCTCTGCTTGGTTCGAACGGTCTGGCAGTAAATTATTAGTATTTGCTTATTTCATTCCTGGGATTAGACATTTTACGGGCTACATTTCAGGAATATCTAGAATACATTTTCGAAAATTTATCATTCCTGCTTATACAGGTGCATTTCTCTGGGGTGTTTGTTTTATTACTCTGGGAAAAGTGTTGGGACCTGAATGGAAGGTTTTCCATGAAGCAGCCAGTAAATATTTCGTCATTTTCATTATTGTCTTCGTTGTACTGTTAGCAGGATTTCTTGCTTACTGGTTTTATAAAATTCAAATTAAAAACTTTTTTATTCACCTGATAAAACGGTTGATTGAACGATTTAAAACAATAAGAACAACAGAAATATTTCTTATTTTCCTTACTCTAGTTTTAATCGCAATGGTTAGCTTGATGCTTGGACTTGCTCAAGACTATTTATATGGTGAATTTAGTCAGTTCAACGATATTGCTGAATATATGGTGGGTTCCGTCGTATATACGAGCTGGATGAAAGGATTTGTAGTTTTCCAAACTCCAATTGCACTGGGTTCCATTATAGCAATAACAATGATCCGTATTTGGACTATGGGACGGAACATGTTGCTGGAATTTCTTTTACTTGGAGTTTCAATAGTAGGTGCAAAACCTTTTCATGATTTAATCACTAAGACATTCTCTTACCTTCAATCATTCGGGTTCTTTGGGAAATTCCACTCGGCGAATTTTCCTGATATGAATGCGTTTGTTATGTTCATTATTTTCGGGACATGCTTATTTTTACTTGTTCGTCATTCAAAAAAAAGTTATACGCCAATATATACTTCTATATTGGTACTGTTAATATTAGCTGGAATTGCTATTGTAAACATTGCAACGACTAATACCCTTCCAAGTGATATTGTGGGTGGATATGTATACGGGGGTGTCTGGATATCTTTTAACTTCTTGTTGTTTGAAATGTTGAGACTTGTATTGGAAAAGTAG
- a CDS encoding PaaI family thioesterase: MNHLENLKKMAAGELPGPPIAQVLGFHVTDVEEGMVVIEMDAAERLHNPMGTLHGGILCDIADAAMGYAFASTLAEDELFTTVEIKLNFLKPVFKSNLRAEGRLIKKGSTVGLLECHVYDEKQSLVAHSTSTCMVLKGNSAGKRVKID; the protein is encoded by the coding sequence ATGAATCATTTAGAGAACTTAAAGAAAATGGCCGCAGGTGAATTACCGGGACCTCCTATTGCACAGGTATTAGGTTTTCACGTAACAGATGTGGAAGAAGGCATGGTTGTCATCGAAATGGATGCTGCGGAAAGATTACATAATCCGATGGGTACGCTACACGGGGGCATATTATGTGACATTGCAGATGCCGCTATGGGTTATGCATTTGCTAGTACATTAGCAGAGGATGAGCTTTTTACGACGGTTGAAATAAAGTTGAATTTTCTAAAACCAGTTTTTAAGTCAAATCTTCGAGCGGAGGGAAGATTAATTAAAAAAGGCTCTACAGTCGGATTACTGGAATGTCATGTATATGATGAAAAACAAAGTCTCGTGGCCCATTCTACAAGTACATGTATGGTTTTGAAGGGAAACTCGGCTGGAAAAAGAGTGAAAATAGACTAA
- the nfsA gene encoding oxygen-insensitive NADPH nitroreductase has protein sequence MNDVIYTILNHRSIRHFEDKPLSNEQIKSIVSCAQAASTSSFIQAYSIIGIKDVEKKKKLAELAGNQEYVFKNGHFFIFCADLHRHRFIGENKGENISQSIESTEKFMVALIDAALAAQNAAIAAESMGLGICYIGGIRNNLEEVKALLKTPEHVIPLFGLAVGYPEKRTDQKPRLPFEHIYHEDEYEQDKAVYASQLEEYDEVISSYYTKRSDGKRTDRWTEQITNMLNKPTRMYMKEFIEKNKMNLK, from the coding sequence ATGAATGATGTTATATATACTATTCTGAATCACCGCTCGATTAGGCATTTTGAGGACAAGCCTTTATCGAATGAACAAATAAAATCGATTGTATCCTGTGCACAAGCAGCCTCCACCTCAAGTTTTATTCAAGCGTACTCCATTATTGGTATTAAGGATGTAGAAAAAAAGAAAAAGCTTGCTGAGCTTGCAGGAAATCAAGAGTATGTCTTCAAAAATGGTCACTTTTTCATTTTTTGTGCTGACCTTCACCGGCATCGTTTTATCGGAGAGAATAAAGGTGAAAATATTAGTCAATCAATTGAAAGTACAGAAAAATTTATGGTCGCTCTGATTGATGCTGCCCTGGCGGCACAAAATGCAGCCATAGCTGCTGAATCAATGGGGTTGGGAATATGTTACATAGGTGGAATACGAAATAACCTTGAAGAAGTAAAAGCCTTACTAAAAACACCAGAACATGTAATACCGTTGTTTGGTTTGGCAGTCGGTTATCCGGAAAAACGTACGGATCAAAAGCCAAGACTGCCGTTTGAACATATCTACCATGAGGATGAATATGAGCAAGACAAAGCAGTCTACGCAAGCCAGCTCGAGGAATATGATGAAGTAATCTCAAGCTATTATACAAAACGCTCGGATGGGAAAAGAACGGATCGTTGGACAGAACAAATCACAAATATGCTAAACAAACCAACTCGTATGTATATGAAAGAATTTATTGAAAAAAATAAAATGAATCTTAAATAA
- a CDS encoding SDR family oxidoreductase, with protein sequence MDLSKQTALVTGANRGLGRQLALELISRGAIVYAGARNPDSIQLPGAKPLQIDITDPNSVAAAAEVAGDVTLLINNAGVSTGATLINGNLEDIYTEFNTNFFGTLSMVRAFAPKIASNGGGTILNILSVLSWFSTVNLGAYSAAKSAEWALTNAIRLELADQKILVAGLHVGYIDTDLTAGISAPKLNAADVAKIAIDGIQAGSYEILVDELSGKVQKGLAGGVSALYPQFA encoded by the coding sequence ATGGATCTTTCAAAACAAACTGCGCTCGTCACTGGCGCAAACCGAGGACTCGGTCGACAACTCGCTCTTGAACTCATTTCTCGCGGCGCTATTGTTTATGCGGGGGCGCGCAACCCGGATAGCATCCAACTGCCGGGGGCAAAACCATTGCAAATCGATATCACCGATCCTAACTCTGTGGCAGCGGCGGCAGAGGTCGCGGGCGACGTGACTCTGCTGATAAACAATGCGGGAGTGTCGACAGGCGCCACCCTTATCAATGGTAATTTGGAGGACATCTACACCGAATTTAATACGAACTTTTTCGGAACTCTTTCAATGGTTCGCGCCTTTGCGCCGAAAATCGCCTCGAACGGGGGCGGTACTATTCTTAACATTCTTTCGGTGTTGTCCTGGTTCAGTACTGTGAATTTAGGAGCATATTCTGCCGCGAAGTCGGCCGAGTGGGCTCTCACCAACGCCATTCGTTTAGAACTGGCTGACCAGAAGATACTTGTTGCCGGACTTCATGTCGGGTACATAGACACGGACTTGACTGCTGGTATCTCCGCACCTAAGTTGAATGCTGCTGACGTCGCCAAGATTGCTATCGACGGAATCCAGGCTGGCAGCTATGAAATTCTTGTCGACGAGTTAAGCGGAAAGGTTCAGAAAGGTCTGGCTGGCGGAGTCTCGGCTCTATACCCGCAGTTCGCATAG
- a CDS encoding acryloyl-CoA reductase: MNNFQAMVLDKVNDETKLEIKQLSMDDLPEGEVTIRVAYSSVNFKDGAVAILNRFVTSYPIVPGIDLVGTVIDSKDERFTTGDEVIVTSYKLGTGHFGGFSEVSRVPAEWVVPLPKGLSLKEAMILGTAGFTAALAVQRLEDNGLEPSHGPVLVAGATGGVGSIAVNILAKRGYDVVASTGKSNQEEYLKGLGAKEIIDRDEIVDNGEAPMREEKWAGAVDPVGGKTLQYILSTLKYGGSVATCGFTGGMEVSTTVFPHISRGVNWLGIDSVEYPMKKRLEIWNRLGDDLKPTTLHEDMVNEISLNELPEVLGAILQGKVRGRTLVKL; encoded by the coding sequence ATGAATAATTTTCAAGCAATGGTATTGGATAAAGTGAATGATGAAACGAAGTTAGAAATAAAACAATTAAGTATGGATGATCTTCCAGAAGGGGAAGTAACCATTAGAGTGGCATATTCCAGTGTGAACTTTAAAGACGGAGCCGTAGCTATCCTAAATCGATTTGTTACCTCCTATCCTATCGTACCGGGAATCGATTTAGTTGGAACGGTAATTGATTCAAAAGATGAACGATTTACAACAGGTGATGAAGTCATTGTTACTAGCTACAAATTAGGAACAGGGCATTTTGGCGGATTTAGTGAAGTCTCACGTGTACCTGCAGAGTGGGTTGTTCCACTTCCAAAAGGATTATCCTTAAAGGAAGCGATGATCCTTGGAACAGCAGGGTTTACCGCAGCATTAGCCGTTCAAAGACTTGAAGATAATGGATTAGAGCCTAGTCATGGACCTGTTTTGGTAGCTGGTGCTACCGGAGGAGTGGGCAGTATCGCTGTGAATATCTTAGCTAAAAGAGGCTATGATGTTGTAGCTAGTACAGGCAAATCCAATCAAGAAGAATATTTGAAGGGATTAGGCGCTAAAGAAATCATTGATCGTGATGAAATTGTAGATAACGGCGAGGCGCCAATGCGTGAAGAAAAATGGGCTGGAGCTGTCGACCCTGTAGGCGGGAAAACGCTGCAATACATTCTTAGTACATTGAAATATGGTGGATCTGTAGCGACATGTGGTTTTACAGGAGGGATGGAAGTTTCCACAACCGTTTTTCCTCATATTTCAAGAGGTGTTAATTGGCTTGGCATTGACTCGGTTGAATATCCAATGAAGAAGCGTTTAGAAATTTGGAATCGACTAGGTGATGATTTGAAACCAACCACGTTACATGAAGATATGGTAAATGAAATCTCATTAAACGAGCTGCCAGAAGTATTAGGTGCTATTTTGCAAGGAAAAGTACGTGGAAGAACGCTTGTTAAACTATAA
- a CDS encoding amidase domain-containing protein, whose product MRQSLQELFEKRLEQFVSNKRISNSTYPKAEKKIASLAKRSAEIVKVNASGNIIQTIDDGDIKTVTYQVHYKYLINQKGNLYQEEEVEVRAGIFNQDILIIDEEMNPYESGVSHPPFPLEESEDEEIRISYKYNRLKAVQYAERWWNTYNPAYHKFENDCTNFISQCLDAGGAPMRGHPNRGSGWWYRNKNWSYSWAVAHALRLHLGHSKSGLRTRQVSSPDQLLLGDVICYDFEGDGRFNHNTIVTGKDAFGMPLVNAHTYNSRQRYWAYEDSSAYTPNMKYKFFTIVDG is encoded by the coding sequence ATGCGTCAATCACTCCAAGAATTATTTGAGAAGCGTTTAGAGCAATTTGTATCTAATAAAAGAATCAGTAATAGTACTTATCCTAAGGCTGAAAAAAAAATAGCCTCTCTAGCCAAAAGGTCAGCAGAGATTGTAAAAGTAAATGCTTCGGGTAACATCATACAGACAATAGATGATGGAGATATTAAAACGGTAACCTACCAAGTCCATTATAAATATTTAATAAACCAAAAAGGTAACTTATATCAGGAAGAGGAGGTTGAGGTAAGAGCGGGTATTTTTAATCAGGATATTTTAATCATCGATGAAGAAATGAATCCATATGAATCCGGGGTAAGTCATCCTCCGTTTCCACTCGAGGAATCTGAGGATGAGGAGATAAGGATAAGCTACAAATATAATCGCTTAAAAGCCGTTCAATATGCTGAGCGCTGGTGGAATACCTACAATCCAGCCTATCACAAATTTGAGAATGACTGTACAAACTTCATTTCACAATGTCTCGATGCTGGGGGTGCACCGATGAGGGGCCATCCTAACCGCGGTTCAGGCTGGTGGTACAGAAATAAAAATTGGAGTTATAGCTGGGCGGTGGCACATGCTTTACGTTTACATTTGGGTCATTCGAAAAGCGGTTTACGGACGAGGCAGGTCAGTAGTCCGGACCAGTTATTGCTAGGTGATGTGATCTGCTACGACTTTGAAGGGGACGGCAGGTTTAATCATAATACGATTGTCACGGGTAAGGATGCATTTGGTATGCCGTTGGTGAATGCACATACTTATAATAGCCGGCAGAGATACTGGGCATATGAAGATTCATCCGCCTACACCCCAAATATGAAATATAAGTTTTTTACGATTGTAGATGGTTAA
- the queG gene encoding tRNA epoxyqueuosine(34) reductase QueG → MDANKLREELIAYSKEIGIDKIGFTAADTFTELKNRLIRQQELGYQSGFEEPDIEKRVTPSLLLEEPRSIISIALAYPSKMKNRVEGKKGERRGFFSRASWGLDYHHILRDRLKKLEEFILEKVPDARLKSMVDTGELSDRAVAEKAGIGWSGKNCAIITPEFGSYVYLGEMITSIPFEPDQPLEDQCGSCTACLDACPTGALVQGGQINAQHCIAFLTQTKGLIPEEFRDKIGNRVYGCDSCQTSCPKNKGLDFHFHEEMEADPEIAKPLLKPILKLSNREFKNKFGYVAGSWRGRKPIQRNAIIALAHFKDETAIPDLIEVLQNDSGPVLKGTAVWALGKIGGQRAISSLEKARELETDRVVQLEIEKVLDVNKS, encoded by the coding sequence ATGGATGCTAATAAACTGAGAGAAGAGCTTATTGCTTATAGTAAAGAGATCGGGATTGATAAAATTGGGTTTACTGCAGCCGATACCTTTACTGAATTGAAGAATAGGTTAATCCGACAACAGGAGCTTGGGTATCAATCAGGCTTTGAGGAGCCAGATATTGAAAAAAGAGTAACACCTTCGTTACTTCTTGAGGAGCCTCGTTCAATTATATCCATTGCCCTTGCCTACCCTTCAAAAATGAAAAATAGAGTCGAAGGTAAAAAGGGAGAAAGAAGAGGCTTCTTTTCACGCGCATCATGGGGTTTGGATTATCATCATATTTTAAGGGACCGTTTAAAAAAATTAGAGGAATTTATTTTGGAAAAGGTTCCAGATGCCCGCTTAAAATCGATGGTTGATACTGGGGAACTTTCTGATCGCGCTGTCGCGGAAAAAGCTGGCATTGGCTGGAGCGGGAAAAACTGTGCGATTATTACACCTGAGTTTGGCTCGTATGTGTACCTGGGTGAAATGATTACAAGTATACCTTTTGAACCTGATCAACCGTTGGAGGATCAGTGTGGTTCCTGTACGGCTTGTCTCGATGCCTGTCCAACTGGCGCATTAGTTCAGGGCGGACAAATCAATGCGCAGCATTGTATTGCCTTTTTAACACAAACAAAGGGACTCATTCCAGAGGAATTTAGAGATAAAATCGGCAATCGTGTTTATGGCTGTGATTCCTGTCAAACGTCATGCCCTAAAAATAAAGGACTCGACTTTCACTTTCATGAGGAGATGGAGGCTGACCCGGAAATTGCCAAACCTTTGCTAAAACCTATCTTGAAATTAAGTAACCGTGAATTTAAAAACAAGTTTGGATATGTTGCGGGATCATGGAGAGGGAGAAAACCTATTCAACGTAACGCAATCATTGCCCTCGCTCATTTTAAGGATGAAACGGCCATACCAGATTTGATTGAGGTTCTCCAAAATGATTCAGGTCCGGTTTTGAAAGGTACGGCTGTCTGGGCGCTTGGGAAAATTGGCGGGCAACGAGCAATCTCCTCATTAGAAAAAGCAAGAGAGCTGGAAACCGATCGTGTCGTCCAGCTGGAAATTGAAAAAGTATTAGATGTAAATAAAAGCTAA
- a CDS encoding MFS transporter — protein sequence MSSILTASSKTESAVHLQENKLILVWSVTILLVVMNTTMFNVALPFILKDLALNSSTASWLVSGYSIMFALSTITFGRLSDFVPLTRLLLYGICLLGISSIIGFFSTNFFLLLGVRILQAAGAGAVMGLSMIMAGRYIPLSRRGKAMAMITSAASLAFGLGPVLGGVITQYLGWNYLFIVTIFSVLSIPFFLKLLPNEVIKKGHFDLYGAILTGLSVTGLLLFLSTFSYGILLGTVVLFAMWWKYLNKTEEPFIPPILLRNKQYTKLLFVNGTAFFINFSNLFLMPIILTSVFGKGPAELGMIIFPGAIIAVVAGLFIGRYIDRFGNGPIIIFGQLLLLGASIQFAWLSTVNPYFILFTYMFASVGFTALASSISNEITRILPITQIGSGIGIAQLMQFFAAGLGVTISGLLLTIQENLSSEIVYRTIYICFSFVIIMAVIIYGLYYRRAKLQQFS from the coding sequence ATGTCTTCTATTTTAACAGCTTCTTCCAAAACGGAAAGCGCGGTGCACTTACAAGAGAATAAACTCATTTTAGTATGGAGTGTTACCATTTTGCTCGTGGTAATGAATACAACCATGTTTAATGTTGCATTACCATTTATACTTAAAGACTTAGCATTAAATTCATCCACCGCCTCATGGCTGGTATCAGGTTATTCCATCATGTTTGCACTTTCAACGATTACTTTTGGCAGACTATCTGATTTTGTTCCCCTCACAAGACTTCTACTCTATGGAATTTGCCTATTAGGAATCTCATCAATCATCGGTTTCTTTTCAACTAATTTTTTTCTCTTATTAGGAGTTCGAATTCTTCAAGCAGCTGGAGCAGGAGCCGTTATGGGATTAAGCATGATTATGGCTGGGCGCTATATCCCCCTATCAAGGCGCGGAAAAGCAATGGCCATGATTACTTCAGCCGCCTCTTTAGCATTTGGGTTAGGTCCCGTATTAGGGGGAGTAATTACTCAATATTTAGGATGGAATTATCTTTTCATTGTCACGATTTTTTCTGTTCTGTCTATTCCTTTCTTCCTGAAATTATTGCCGAATGAGGTGATCAAAAAAGGGCATTTCGATTTATACGGCGCTATCCTTACGGGACTTAGTGTGACAGGTCTGTTACTTTTTCTATCCACCTTTTCGTATGGGATTTTATTAGGAACAGTCGTTCTTTTTGCAATGTGGTGGAAATATCTTAATAAGACGGAAGAACCGTTTATTCCGCCAATCCTCCTGAGAAATAAGCAATACACAAAGCTCCTTTTTGTTAATGGTACAGCTTTTTTCATAAACTTTTCAAATCTGTTTTTAATGCCGATTATTCTTACAAGCGTATTCGGAAAAGGACCAGCAGAGTTAGGAATGATTATTTTTCCAGGAGCCATTATCGCCGTAGTTGCCGGTCTATTTATAGGAAGATACATTGACCGTTTTGGGAATGGACCGATAATTATTTTTGGGCAATTATTGCTATTAGGTGCCTCCATCCAATTTGCATGGCTTTCTACCGTCAATCCTTATTTCATCCTTTTTACCTATATGTTCGCAAGCGTTGGCTTTACCGCACTTGCATCAAGTATTTCGAACGAGATAACAAGGATCCTGCCAATCACTCAAATCGGTTCAGGGATAGGGATCGCCCAATTAATGCAATTTTTCGCTGCGGGGCTCGGAGTGACCATTTCCGGATTATTATTAACCATTCAAGAAAATTTATCTTCCGAAATTGTTTATAGAACAATTTATATTTGCTTCTCCTTTGTTATCATTATGGCTGTTATAATATACGGTTTATATTATCGAAGAGCTAAGTTACAGCAGTTTAGTTAA